One window from the genome of Perca flavescens isolate YP-PL-M2 chromosome 17, PFLA_1.0, whole genome shotgun sequence encodes:
- the LOC114572074 gene encoding protein phosphatase 1 regulatory subunit 3C-B, with the protein MSATSVLRSFSPSAMPGPVMPMDVAMRFYISHSPPPLRGFLSSYDKLQRTQKNQASQSTRRSHNQQLYKPLRPCLSNQQRAVDDSDCTAWNNSKAGKKKVVFADTRGMSLTAIHVFSKFDDEPYQNKRCSGISEELQFDMSDLETATMDLKISSVRNLALDFKQPSADYLDFRNRLIQNSVCLENCSLQERSLTGTIKVRNMGFEKSVQLRATFDSWASFSDIECTFMNNVYSCQDTDTFAFVVDLPAYIPPQNSVEFCICFTAQGQTFWDNNDGKNYVLKHIGWNGEDLNVRMPPTSVEQKKPSEHKNGGVKSLEMEFDQFGSPRMSSGLFPGWQSWGQIDNTVPYW; encoded by the exons ATGAGTGCTACAAG TGTGCTCAGGTCTTTCAGTCCGTCAGCAATGCCTGGCCCAGTCATGCCGATGGACGTGGCTATGAGATTCTACATCAGCCACTCTCCGCCTCCTCTCCGAGGTTTCCTCAGCTCCTACGACAAGCTGCAGAGGACCCAGAAGAACCAGGCCAGCCAGTCGACCAGGCGCAGCCACAACCAGCAGCTCTACAAACCCCTGCGGCCCTGCCTCAGCAACCAGCAGAGAGCAGTGGACGATAGCGACTGCACGGCCTGGAACAACAGCAAGGCCGGCAAAAAGAAGGTGGTGTTCGCCGACACGAGGGGCATGTCGCTCACCGCCATCCACGTCTTCTCCAAGTTCGACGATGAGCCGTATCAAAACAAGCGCTGCAGTGGAATCAGCGAGGAGCTGCAGTTTGACATGTCAGACCTGGAAACGGCCACGATGGACCTGAAGATCAGCTCGGTGCGCAACCTGGCGCTGGACTTTAAACAGCCTTCGGCCGACTACCTGGACTTCCGGAACCGCCTGATTCAGAACTCGGTCTGCTTGGAGAACTGCTCGCTGCAGGAGCGCTCCCTAACCGGCACCATCAAGGTCCGGAACATGGGGTTTGAGAAGTCGGTGCAGTTGCGTGCCACCTTCGACTCGTGGGCAAGCTTCAGCGACATCGAGTGCACCTTCATGAACAACGTCTACAGCTGCCAGGATACCGACACCTTTGCGTTCGTCGTCGATCTACCCGCCTACATCCCCCCGCAGAACAGTGTCGAGTTCTGCATCTGCTTCACAGCCCAGGGCCAGACCTTCTGGGACAATAACGACGGCAAGAATTACGTTCTCAAGCACATCGGCTGGAACGGAGAGGACCTGAACGTTCGGATGCCCCCGACTTCCGTTGAGCAGAAAAAGCCTTCAGAGCACAAAAACGGAGGCGTGAAGTCGCTGGAGATGGAGTTTGATCAGTTTGGCAGTCCACGCATGTCCAGCGGACTCTTTCCTGGTTGGCAGAGCTGGGGTCAGATTGATAACACCGTGCCTTATTGGTGA